A window of Rhabdothermincola salaria contains these coding sequences:
- a CDS encoding branched-chain amino acid transaminase, translated as MPITPTEKIWMNGELVAWDDARIHVLTHTLHYGMGVFEGIRAYETPQGPAVFRLTEHMARLHNSAKIMGMELPYSVEELVQATKDVVRASGLPSAYIRPIAYYGYGEMGLNTLPCSIDVSIACWPWGAYLGEEAVTKGVRMKISSWTRHDHNTMPPASKTTGNYVNSSLAKVEALKAGYDEAIMLSPQGFVSECTGENIFVARDGVLVTPPVAAGALEGLTQDTVIAIAKDFGFEVRFDYLTRSDLYVCEEMFVCGTAAEVSAVNSVDDRDIPCPGPMTTAIAAEYARTVRGEVDRYKDWLEHVH; from the coding sequence GTGCCCATCACACCCACCGAGAAGATCTGGATGAACGGCGAGCTCGTCGCCTGGGACGACGCCCGCATCCACGTGCTCACCCACACCCTGCACTACGGCATGGGCGTGTTCGAGGGCATCCGGGCCTACGAGACGCCCCAGGGCCCGGCCGTGTTCCGTCTCACCGAGCACATGGCCCGCCTGCACAACTCGGCCAAGATCATGGGGATGGAGCTGCCCTACTCCGTCGAGGAGCTGGTGCAGGCCACCAAGGACGTGGTGCGGGCCAGCGGGTTGCCATCGGCCTACATCCGTCCCATCGCCTACTACGGCTACGGCGAGATGGGCCTCAACACCCTGCCCTGCTCCATCGACGTGTCCATCGCCTGCTGGCCGTGGGGCGCCTACCTGGGCGAGGAGGCGGTCACCAAGGGCGTGCGCATGAAGATCTCGTCGTGGACCCGCCACGACCACAACACCATGCCGCCGGCGTCCAAGACCACCGGCAACTACGTGAACTCCTCGCTGGCCAAGGTCGAGGCCCTCAAGGCTGGCTACGACGAAGCCATCATGCTCAGCCCGCAGGGGTTCGTGAGCGAGTGCACCGGCGAGAACATCTTCGTGGCCCGCGACGGCGTGCTCGTCACCCCGCCGGTGGCCGCCGGGGCCCTCGAGGGCCTCACCCAGGACACGGTGATCGCCATCGCCAAGGACTTCGGCTTCGAGGTCCGCTTCGACTACCTCACCCGCAGCGACCTCTACGTCTGCGAGGAGATGTTCGTGTGCGGCACCGCCGCCGAGGTCTCGGCGGTCAACTCGGTCGACGACCGGGACATCCCGTGCCCCGGCCCGATGACCACGGCCATCGCAGCCGAGTACGCCCGAACCGTGCGCGGCGAGGTCGACCGCTACAAGGACTGGTTGGAGCATGTCCACTAG
- a CDS encoding 3-isopropylmalate dehydrogenase has protein sequence MSHRIGVIPGDGIGHEVVPIALGIVRAAGVELDTVDYDLGGERYLRDGVVLDDATIAEWRGLDALFLGAVGTPDVPPGVIERGLLLKMRFDLDLYVNQRPFLAPGHEFIVIRENTEGTYAGEGGFLRKGTPHEVATQGSVNTRFGVERCVRYAFELARSRERKHLTLVHKTNVLTFAGDLWERTFDAVAAEYPDVETAYNHVDAACIYFVESPQRYDVIVTDNLFGDILTDLGGAVSGGIGLASSGNLNPDRTGPSMFEPVHGSAPDIAGQNKANPVAAILSAAMMLDFLGEADAAARIRAACAETATLTGSTTEIGDAVAGRL, from the coding sequence TTGAGTCACAGGATCGGAGTCATCCCCGGAGACGGCATCGGCCACGAGGTCGTCCCGATCGCGCTCGGCATCGTGCGGGCGGCGGGTGTCGAGCTCGACACGGTCGACTACGACCTCGGCGGTGAGCGCTACCTGCGCGACGGGGTCGTCCTCGACGACGCCACCATCGCCGAGTGGCGTGGTCTCGACGCCCTCTTCCTCGGTGCGGTAGGCACCCCCGACGTGCCTCCTGGCGTCATCGAGCGGGGGCTGTTGCTCAAGATGCGCTTCGACCTCGACCTCTACGTGAACCAGCGTCCGTTCCTGGCCCCCGGGCACGAGTTCATCGTGATCCGCGAGAACACCGAGGGCACCTACGCCGGCGAGGGCGGTTTCCTGCGCAAGGGGACCCCCCACGAGGTCGCCACGCAGGGGTCGGTCAACACCCGCTTCGGGGTCGAGCGCTGCGTGCGCTACGCCTTCGAGCTGGCTCGCAGCCGGGAGCGCAAGCACCTCACGTTGGTCCACAAGACCAACGTGCTCACCTTCGCCGGCGACCTGTGGGAGCGCACCTTCGACGCCGTGGCCGCCGAGTACCCCGATGTGGAGACCGCCTACAACCACGTCGATGCCGCGTGCATCTACTTCGTCGAGAGCCCGCAGCGCTACGACGTGATCGTCACCGACAACCTCTTCGGCGACATCCTCACCGATCTGGGTGGAGCGGTGTCGGGGGGCATCGGGCTCGCCTCCTCGGGCAACCTCAACCCCGATCGCACCGGACCGTCGATGTTCGAGCCGGTGCACGGCTCGGCCCCCGACATCGCCGGTCAGAACAAGGCCAACCCGGTCGCCGCCATCCTCTCGGCGGCCATGATGCTCGACTTCCTGGGCGAGGCCGACGCGGCCGCACGCATCCGTGCGGCGTGTGCCGAGACCGCCACCCTCACCGGATCCACCACCGAGATCGGCGACGCTGTCGCCGGCCGGCTGTAA
- a CDS encoding GreA/GreB family elongation factor, with protein sequence MPDVHHLSQSAYDRLSSELEELTTHGRVDIARKIQAARELGDLSENGDYHAAKEEQGKMEGRIRHLQALLQDCEIVEAGATDSVATGVVVSICYEGDDDPERFLIGSIEERNGDVEVVSPGSPLGQALMGRRIGEVVGYEAPNGELRVEIVDIEA encoded by the coding sequence GTGCCCGACGTCCACCACCTCTCACAATCAGCCTACGACCGCCTGAGCAGCGAGCTCGAGGAGCTCACCACGCACGGCCGGGTCGACATCGCCCGCAAGATCCAGGCCGCCCGTGAGCTGGGCGACCTCTCCGAGAACGGCGACTACCACGCCGCCAAGGAGGAGCAGGGCAAGATGGAGGGACGCATCCGCCACCTGCAGGCGCTCCTGCAGGACTGCGAGATCGTGGAGGCGGGCGCCACCGACTCGGTCGCCACCGGCGTCGTCGTGTCCATCTGCTACGAAGGCGACGACGATCCGGAGCGCTTCCTCATCGGCTCCATCGAGGAGCGCAACGGCGACGTCGAGGTCGTCTCTCCGGGCTCACCGCTCGGCCAGGCGCTGATGGGCCGGCGCATCGGCGAGGTCGTCGGCTACGAGGCGCCCAACGGCGAGCTGCGGGTCGAGATCGTCGACATCGAGGCCTGA
- a CDS encoding alpha/beta fold hydrolase, giving the protein MSQPRSSADDHGEADDPEATAPFPTPGLPEGRVVELPGRGTTFVREVAGPPGAPTVVLLHGWTANSALNWFATYQPLGEHFRVVALDHRGHGLGLRTWRRFRLEDCADDVAALAEVLGIERFVPVGYSMGGPIAQLLWQRHRSRVQGLVLCATSRNFKAHPSEHAVFGVIAGLTVAARAAPIGLRRRVTDRVLVARYEDTPLGRWARDQARLNDLRSILEAGHALSTFSSKAWIRDVDVPTGVVIPRFDATVPPRRQRRLAEAIPGARVWEVDGAHDVCAVDPPAFVPALLEACHHAAAG; this is encoded by the coding sequence GTGAGCCAGCCCCGGTCCTCCGCCGACGACCATGGCGAGGCCGATGATCCGGAGGCCACCGCGCCGTTCCCCACCCCCGGGTTGCCCGAGGGTCGTGTCGTGGAGCTCCCCGGTAGAGGCACGACCTTCGTGCGCGAGGTCGCGGGGCCACCAGGGGCCCCGACCGTCGTGTTGCTCCACGGCTGGACGGCCAACTCCGCCCTGAACTGGTTCGCCACCTATCAGCCTCTCGGTGAGCACTTCAGGGTGGTGGCCCTCGACCACCGGGGTCACGGTCTGGGTCTGCGCACCTGGCGTCGCTTCCGTCTGGAGGACTGCGCCGACGACGTCGCCGCCCTGGCCGAGGTGCTCGGCATCGAACGCTTCGTACCGGTCGGCTACTCGATGGGCGGCCCGATCGCCCAGCTCCTCTGGCAGCGCCACCGCTCGCGGGTCCAGGGTCTGGTGCTGTGCGCCACCAGCCGCAACTTCAAGGCCCATCCGAGCGAGCACGCCGTGTTCGGCGTCATCGCCGGGCTCACCGTGGCCGCCCGGGCCGCGCCCATCGGGTTGCGCCGGCGCGTCACCGACAGGGTCCTGGTGGCCCGCTACGAGGACACGCCGTTGGGCCGCTGGGCTCGGGACCAGGCGCGCCTCAACGACCTGCGTTCCATCCTCGAGGCCGGCCACGCGCTGTCGACGTTCTCCTCCAAGGCCTGGATACGCGACGTCGACGTCCCGACCGGGGTGGTCATCCCCCGCTTCGACGCCACCGTGCCCCCTCGACGCCAACGGCGGCTGGCCGAAGCCATCCCCGGCGCCCGGGTCTGGGAGGTCGACGGGGCCCACGACGTCTGTGCCGTCGATCCACCGGCGTTCGTGCCCGCCCTCCTCGAGGCCTGCCACCACGCCGCCGCGGGGTGA
- a CDS encoding Ppx/GppA phosphatase family protein — MSDDATPVERPLAAIDIGTNSFHMVVARIGRGPGDGGGEFEVIAREKEMVRLGSASGDMKRLVPDAIDRGVQALARMARIAAIHDADVHAVATSAVREAENAEEFLSRARDEAGVEVEVISGVEEARLIHLGVLQAVPVFDRRLVLVDIGGGSTEILVGERGETLAVGSLKLGAIRLTRRFFRGDRLHPGAVDACRRNIRSVLAPMARDVERVGFEVAVVSSGTAEAVVAMALTARGDEPARTYNNASVTAAEIAAVVDELIAAETVEGRRRLPGMDAGRADIILAGALILDGVVRGLGIDEVVFSDYALREGALLDALARRRGANLHHLRDLRRRSVVALAASMDDEPEHSERTAGLALELFDATARWHGLDDEWRELLEAGALLANVGQAISHSEHHKHSYYLIRHSDRLAGFTDHEIELIALIARYHRKSAPKPKHTEFARLRPEDQEAVTVLAGILRVAIALDRSHAGPVEHLRVTSANGSGPLQILVTGRPGADLSLELHTGTERKDLLERVLGHRIDLVAT; from the coding sequence GTGAGCGACGACGCCACCCCCGTCGAGCGGCCCCTCGCGGCCATCGACATCGGCACCAACTCCTTCCACATGGTGGTGGCTCGCATCGGTCGGGGCCCCGGCGACGGCGGTGGCGAGTTCGAGGTCATCGCCCGGGAGAAGGAGATGGTCCGCCTCGGGTCGGCGTCGGGCGACATGAAGCGCCTGGTCCCCGACGCCATCGACCGGGGGGTGCAGGCCCTGGCCCGCATGGCCCGCATCGCGGCCATCCACGACGCCGACGTGCACGCGGTGGCCACCTCCGCGGTGCGCGAAGCGGAGAACGCAGAGGAGTTCCTCTCCCGGGCCCGCGACGAGGCGGGCGTGGAGGTCGAGGTCATCTCGGGGGTGGAGGAGGCCCGACTCATCCATCTGGGCGTGCTGCAGGCCGTTCCCGTGTTCGACCGCCGTCTCGTGCTGGTGGACATCGGCGGCGGCTCGACCGAGATCCTGGTGGGGGAGCGGGGGGAGACCCTCGCCGTGGGGAGCCTCAAGCTCGGCGCCATCCGGCTCACCCGGCGCTTCTTCCGGGGCGACCGGCTCCACCCCGGTGCGGTCGATGCCTGCCGACGCAACATCCGCTCGGTGCTGGCCCCCATGGCCCGCGACGTGGAACGGGTCGGCTTCGAGGTGGCGGTGGTGTCCTCGGGTACCGCCGAGGCCGTGGTCGCCATGGCCCTCACGGCGCGGGGTGACGAACCGGCGCGGACCTACAACAACGCCTCGGTGACCGCCGCCGAGATCGCCGCCGTCGTCGACGAGCTCATCGCGGCCGAGACGGTCGAGGGCCGGCGACGGCTGCCGGGCATGGACGCGGGGCGGGCCGACATCATCCTGGCCGGGGCCCTCATCCTCGACGGCGTGGTGCGTGGCCTCGGCATCGACGAGGTGGTCTTCTCGGACTACGCCCTGCGCGAGGGAGCGCTGCTCGATGCCCTCGCCCGCCGCCGGGGGGCCAACCTCCACCACCTGCGCGACCTCCGCCGTCGTAGCGTGGTGGCCCTCGCCGCGTCGATGGACGACGAGCCGGAGCACTCCGAGCGCACGGCCGGGCTGGCGCTGGAGCTGTTCGACGCCACCGCCCGCTGGCACGGCCTCGACGACGAGTGGCGCGAGCTGCTCGAGGCCGGGGCGTTGCTGGCCAACGTGGGGCAGGCCATCTCCCACTCCGAGCACCACAAGCACAGCTACTACCTGATCCGCCACTCCGACCGATTGGCCGGCTTCACCGACCACGAGATCGAGCTCATCGCCCTGATCGCCCGCTACCACCGCAAGAGCGCACCGAAGCCCAAGCACACCGAGTTCGCCCGCCTCCGGCCGGAGGACCAGGAGGCGGTGACGGTCCTCGCCGGCATCCTGCGGGTGGCCATCGCCCTCGACCGCTCCCACGCCGGCCCCGTCGAGCACCTCCGGGTCACCAGCGCCAACGGCTCGGGTCCGTTGCAGATCCTCGTCACCGGCCGTCCGGGAGCCGACCTCAGCCTCGAGCTGCACACCGGGACGGAGCGCAAGGACCTCCTCGAGCGGGTCCTGGGCCACCGCATCGACCTGGTGGCCACCTGA
- a CDS encoding IclR family transcriptional regulator, which produces MGSSVGGVGVLDKAVAVLAVLEVEPRSLAELVEATGLTRATAHRLAVALEHHGLVRRDDEGRFALGARLVALGRAASEGLSLVDAAGPALAELRDATGESVQLYLREGEVRVCVAALESPHGLRTIVPVGARLPLGAGSAGRLLAEPDALPRRGWVDSVGEREPGVASVSAPVLDADGRIVAAMSVSGPIGRTTRAPGRRYGAAVVAAARRLERDAGLRQE; this is translated from the coding sequence GTGGGATCGAGTGTAGGTGGTGTGGGCGTCCTCGACAAGGCCGTGGCCGTGCTGGCCGTGCTCGAGGTCGAGCCCCGCTCCCTGGCCGAGCTGGTGGAGGCGACCGGGCTCACCCGGGCCACGGCCCATCGCCTCGCCGTGGCCCTCGAGCACCACGGGCTCGTGCGACGCGACGACGAGGGGCGCTTCGCCCTCGGCGCCCGGCTGGTCGCCCTGGGCCGGGCCGCCTCGGAAGGCCTGTCCCTCGTCGACGCCGCCGGCCCCGCGCTCGCCGAGCTCCGCGACGCCACCGGTGAGAGCGTGCAGCTGTACCTGCGTGAGGGCGAGGTGCGGGTCTGCGTGGCCGCGCTCGAGTCGCCCCACGGGCTGCGCACCATCGTGCCTGTCGGGGCCCGCCTCCCCCTCGGGGCCGGCTCCGCGGGGCGCCTCCTGGCCGAACCGGACGCCCTTCCCCGACGGGGGTGGGTCGACAGCGTGGGCGAGCGTGAGCCGGGCGTGGCCTCGGTCAGCGCGCCGGTCCTCGACGCCGACGGCCGGATCGTGGCCGCCATGAGCGTCTCGGGCCCCATCGGTCGGACCACCCGGGCACCGGGCCGCCGCTACGGCGCGGCGGTGGTGGCCGCCGCCCGCAGGCTGGAGCGCGACGCCGGGTTGCGACAAGAGTGA
- the leuC gene encoding 3-isopropylmalate dehydratase large subunit, translated as MAEARTLSEKIWDDHVVRRANGDPDVLYIDLHLVHEVTSPQAFDGLRLAGRTVRRPDLTVATEDHNVPTLDIDQPIADPISRKQVEVLRANTAEFGVVEHPMGSPGQGIVHVIGPEQGLTLPGMTIVCGDSHTATHGAFGALAFGIGTSEVEHVLATQTLQQHRPGTMAVEVDGTLSPGVTAKDLILAIIGRIGTGGGIGSIIEYRGEAIRNLSMEGRMTVCNMSIEAGAKAGLIAPDETTFAYLEGREHAPKGPAWEAALEYWRSLPTDEGASFDKVVHIDGSALTPFVSWGTNPGQVVELSGAVPDPDSFEEASGKDAARRALEYMGLTAGTPIREVPVDTVFIGSCTNSRIEDLRAAAAVAEGRSVKSGMRAMVVPGSYQVKLQAEREGLHEVFTGAGFEWREPGCSMCLAMNPDKLAPGERAASTSNRNFEGRQGRGGRTHLVSPAVAAATAIAGTFAAPGDLD; from the coding sequence ATGGCCGAGGCCAGGACCCTCAGCGAGAAGATCTGGGACGACCACGTCGTACGCCGGGCGAACGGCGACCCCGACGTGCTCTACATCGACCTGCACCTCGTCCACGAGGTGACCTCCCCGCAGGCCTTCGACGGCCTGCGGCTGGCCGGGAGGACCGTGCGCCGCCCGGACCTCACCGTCGCCACGGAGGACCACAACGTCCCCACCCTCGACATCGACCAGCCCATCGCCGATCCGATCTCGCGCAAGCAGGTCGAGGTGCTGCGGGCCAACACCGCCGAGTTCGGCGTGGTCGAGCACCCCATGGGCTCGCCGGGCCAGGGCATCGTGCACGTCATCGGCCCCGAGCAGGGCCTCACCCTGCCGGGCATGACCATCGTGTGCGGCGACAGCCACACCGCCACCCACGGCGCGTTCGGCGCCCTGGCCTTCGGCATCGGCACCAGCGAGGTCGAGCACGTCCTCGCCACCCAGACCCTGCAACAGCACCGTCCCGGCACCATGGCCGTCGAGGTCGACGGCACCCTGTCGCCCGGGGTCACCGCCAAGGACCTGATCCTGGCCATCATCGGCCGCATCGGCACCGGCGGCGGCATCGGCTCGATCATCGAGTACCGGGGTGAAGCCATCCGCAACCTCTCGATGGAAGGCCGCATGACGGTCTGCAACATGTCCATCGAGGCCGGAGCCAAGGCCGGTCTCATCGCCCCCGACGAGACCACCTTCGCCTACCTCGAGGGCCGCGAGCACGCCCCGAAGGGCCCGGCCTGGGAGGCCGCCCTCGAGTACTGGCGCAGCCTGCCCACCGACGAGGGCGCCAGCTTCGACAAGGTCGTGCACATCGACGGGAGCGCCCTGACCCCGTTCGTGTCCTGGGGCACCAACCCCGGTCAGGTCGTCGAGCTCAGCGGGGCCGTGCCCGACCCCGACAGCTTCGAGGAGGCCTCGGGCAAGGACGCCGCCCGCCGAGCCCTGGAGTACATGGGCCTCACGGCCGGCACCCCGATCCGCGAGGTCCCGGTCGACACCGTCTTCATCGGTTCGTGCACCAACTCGCGCATCGAGGACCTGCGGGCCGCGGCTGCCGTGGCCGAGGGCCGTTCGGTGAAGTCCGGGATGCGCGCCATGGTCGTGCCCGGCTCTTATCAGGTGAAGCTCCAGGCCGAGCGCGAGGGCCTCCACGAGGTCTTCACCGGGGCCGGCTTCGAGTGGCGAGAGCCGGGCTGCTCGATGTGCCTGGCCATGAACCCCGACAAGCTCGCTCCCGGCGAGCGGGCCGCATCCACCTCGAACCGCAACTTCGAGGGCCGTCAGGGCCGCGGCGGGCGCACCCACCTGGTGAGCCCCGCCGTCGCCGCCGCCACCGCCATCGCCGGCACGTTCGCCGCCCCCGGCGACCTCGACTGA
- the leuD gene encoding 3-isopropylmalate dehydratase small subunit produces MDPVITLTGTALPLDRSDVDTDQIIPSDWLKRVERTGFGKGLFSEWREDPEFVMNLPQFGEAAILLAGENFGVGSSREHAVWAITDYGFTAVVAPRFGDIFRNNATKNGLVPVVVSHEISRQLIDAVMADPTIEITVDVQAKRLRAPAIDLDVEFPLDDSTQERFLKGLDDIGITLQWEGDITAFEATRPEWMPTSGAERAG; encoded by the coding sequence ATGGATCCCGTCATCACCCTCACCGGCACGGCCCTCCCCCTCGACCGCTCCGACGTCGACACCGACCAGATCATCCCCAGCGACTGGCTCAAGCGGGTCGAGCGCACCGGCTTCGGCAAGGGGCTCTTCTCGGAATGGCGAGAGGACCCCGAGTTCGTCATGAACCTGCCCCAGTTCGGCGAGGCCGCCATCTTGCTCGCCGGCGAGAACTTCGGCGTCGGTTCGTCACGCGAGCATGCCGTCTGGGCCATCACCGACTACGGCTTCACCGCCGTCGTCGCCCCCCGCTTCGGCGACATCTTCCGCAACAACGCCACCAAGAACGGCCTCGTCCCCGTCGTGGTCAGCCACGAGATCAGCCGACAGCTGATCGACGCGGTCATGGCCGACCCCACCATCGAGATCACCGTCGACGTCCAGGCCAAGCGCCTGCGGGCCCCGGCCATCGACCTCGATGTCGAGTTCCCCCTCGACGACTCCACCCAGGAGCGCTTCCTGAAGGGCCTCGACGACATCGGCATCACCCTGCAGTGGGAGGGCGACATCACCGCCTTCGAGGCCACCCGGCCCGAGTGGATGCCCACCAGCGGGGCCGAGCGGGCGGGCTGA
- a CDS encoding beta-propeller domain-containing protein has product MTTTNGWPRRVWEGVALVTTAGVLAVGCTGGGDGGGGPATPVVGAVARLVSFDSCDDLLGWFHEEAGERVTAYGLEEGWYGVPGPTMRPFMAEDSAASESSRAAADGAEASTPTTVGDFSTTNVQEAGVGEPDLAVTDGSRLVTVVGGDLRVVDLTGPEPVVAATVELGEPGGRLLVEGDHAVVISHGWSDRMPVEPDGGIGSSSMLPPGSGRTTLTRIDLDGEPRVVGRVEIGADHVDARMVDGVVRVVTRSGPEDLGFVYPSGTEASEQRSMEANRDIIASSTIEDWLPELAVANADGTEEVRQAVACDAVDHPEQFSGFDVVTVVGLDLRADGAELVPSAGVVAGAGTVYASTDTLYVTTERWPDAAVDGDTPTSDEDGAEDAVGTAVPGPTRPPTPAPELGDPATENEPAAPETTVPDTTTAPTTTPGTSPSSAPTTSTTSTTESTTTSTSTSTTEPSTTTTSEPEATTTTTTPDDPVEAGPHTDVHAFGIAGRGPAEYLASGRVRGTVLDQFSLSEHEGHLRVATTVDPGWWGWSRPMTTVDGGRRVAPEPEVSESFVTVLERDGETLARIGEVGGLGRTEQIYSARFVGDLAYVVTFRRTDPLYVVDLRDPAAPVVAGELKINGYSSYLQLVDEGRLLGVGQDGTDDGRLIGFAESLFDVSDPANPTRLAQFTVADGTSLAEQDHHALLWWPATDTLVVPLEVWGAGPIVPLPAPEPGADIARAPADVFRGVLVTTVTDDGIVERGRLAHPSATEEQPPGGTRPVCPPEADCGPGFYEPAGYAPTIERSLVVGDRLLTVSTAGVMVNDLATLEARAWTAFA; this is encoded by the coding sequence ATGACCACGACGAACGGTTGGCCCAGGCGGGTGTGGGAGGGCGTCGCCCTCGTGACGACGGCAGGCGTCCTGGCGGTCGGCTGCACCGGCGGAGGGGACGGCGGCGGCGGTCCCGCCACCCCGGTGGTGGGTGCCGTGGCCCGCCTCGTATCGTTCGACTCCTGCGACGACCTCCTGGGCTGGTTCCACGAGGAGGCCGGGGAGCGGGTCACGGCCTACGGGCTCGAGGAAGGCTGGTACGGCGTCCCAGGGCCGACCATGAGGCCCTTCATGGCCGAGGACTCCGCCGCCAGCGAGAGCAGCCGGGCCGCCGCCGACGGAGCCGAGGCCTCCACCCCCACCACTGTCGGCGACTTCTCCACCACCAACGTCCAGGAGGCCGGGGTGGGCGAGCCGGACCTGGCCGTCACCGACGGCAGCCGGCTCGTCACCGTGGTCGGCGGGGACCTGCGGGTGGTCGACCTCACCGGTCCCGAGCCGGTGGTGGCCGCCACCGTCGAGCTGGGCGAGCCCGGTGGCCGACTCCTCGTGGAGGGCGACCACGCCGTGGTGATCAGCCACGGCTGGAGCGACCGCATGCCGGTCGAGCCCGACGGCGGCATCGGGTCGTCGTCGATGCTGCCGCCCGGCTCCGGGCGCACCACCCTCACCCGCATCGACCTCGACGGCGAGCCCCGAGTGGTGGGACGGGTCGAGATCGGTGCCGACCACGTCGACGCCCGCATGGTCGACGGCGTGGTACGGGTCGTCACCCGCTCCGGTCCCGAAGACCTCGGCTTCGTGTACCCGAGCGGCACCGAGGCCTCCGAGCAACGGTCCATGGAGGCCAACCGCGACATCATCGCCTCGTCCACCATCGAGGACTGGCTCCCGGAGCTGGCCGTGGCGAACGCCGATGGCACCGAGGAGGTCCGCCAGGCGGTGGCCTGCGACGCCGTCGACCATCCCGAGCAGTTCTCCGGCTTCGACGTGGTCACCGTGGTCGGCCTCGACCTGCGCGCCGACGGCGCCGAGCTGGTGCCCTCCGCCGGCGTGGTCGCCGGGGCCGGCACCGTCTACGCCTCCACCGACACGCTCTACGTGACCACCGAACGCTGGCCCGACGCCGCCGTCGACGGCGACACTCCGACCAGCGACGAGGACGGGGCGGAGGATGCGGTCGGCACCGCCGTGCCCGGGCCGACCCGCCCACCGACCCCGGCCCCGGAGCTGGGGGACCCAGCCACCGAGAATGAGCCGGCGGCACCGGAGACCACCGTGCCCGACACGACCACCGCGCCCACGACGACGCCCGGCACCAGCCCGTCCTCGGCGCCCACCACGTCGACGACCAGCACCACCGAATCGACCACGACCTCGACCTCGACCTCGACCACTGAACCGTCGACGACGACGACCAGCGAACCCGAAGCCACCACGACCACCACGACCCCCGACGACCCTGTCGAGGCCGGTCCCCACACCGACGTGCACGCCTTCGGCATCGCCGGCCGAGGCCCGGCCGAGTACCTGGCGTCGGGCCGGGTGCGGGGCACCGTCCTCGACCAGTTCTCGCTGTCCGAGCACGAAGGTCACCTGCGGGTGGCGACCACCGTCGACCCCGGCTGGTGGGGGTGGTCGAGGCCGATGACGACCGTCGACGGTGGTCGCCGCGTCGCCCCCGAACCCGAGGTCAGCGAGAGCTTCGTCACCGTGCTCGAACGCGACGGCGAGACGCTGGCCCGCATCGGGGAGGTCGGCGGGCTGGGCCGGACCGAGCAGATCTACTCGGCCCGCTTCGTGGGCGACCTGGCCTACGTGGTCACCTTCCGGCGCACCGATCCGCTCTACGTGGTCGACCTGCGCGACCCCGCCGCCCCGGTGGTCGCCGGTGAGCTGAAGATCAACGGCTACTCGTCGTACCTGCAGCTCGTCGACGAGGGCCGCCTGCTGGGCGTGGGCCAGGACGGCACCGACGACGGGCGGCTGATCGGGTTCGCCGAGAGCCTGTTCGACGTGAGCGATCCGGCGAACCCCACCCGCCTGGCCCAGTTCACCGTGGCCGACGGCACCTCCCTGGCCGAGCAGGACCACCACGCCCTGTTGTGGTGGCCGGCCACCGACACGCTGGTGGTGCCCCTCGAGGTCTGGGGGGCGGGGCCGATCGTCCCGTTGCCGGCCCCCGAGCCCGGCGCCGACATCGCCCGCGCCCCGGCCGACGTGTTCCGCGGCGTGCTGGTCACCACCGTCACGGACGACGGCATCGTCGAGCGGGGACGGTTGGCCCACCCCTCCGCCACCGAGGAGCAACCACCGGGTGGCACACGACCGGTGTGCCCGCCCGAGGCGGACTGCGGACCGGGCTTCTACGAGCCCGCCGGCTACGCACCCACCATCGAACGCTCCCTGGTGGTCGGCGACCGGCTCCTCACCGTGTCGACGGCCGGGGTCATGGTCAACGACCTGGCCACGCTCGAGGCCCGGGCCTGGACGGCCTTCGCCTGA